The proteins below come from a single Macadamia integrifolia cultivar HAES 741 unplaced genomic scaffold, SCU_Mint_v3 scaffold484, whole genome shotgun sequence genomic window:
- the LOC122068930 gene encoding protein trichome birefringence-like 19, with translation MKFHAIELPLGKTANSIRNSPKITILVTITLVLLTLIPLYYLLPGYASFPWNSSSSSSSQKLSSAIPPSSGDHGGVTSGRECDIFSGEWIPNPEAPYYTNLSCRWSIHEHQNCMKYGRPDLGFMKWRWKPDECELPIFNPAQFLEIVRGKSMAFVGDSVARNQVQSLICLLSRVMYPVDISYTRDEDFKRWNYTTYNFTLATFWTPYLVRINEADPNKIGLFNLYLDEFNEEWTTHIEQFDYVIISAGHWFYRPMMFYEKGTLVGCHYCLKENLTDLNMLYGYRKAFSTAFKAINSLPNYKGLTILRTFAPSHFENGVWNQGGNCLRTKPFMSNETHLEGKDLELYRIQLEEFSIAEREGKKSRGLRYGLLDTTKASLLRPDGHPSHYGHWPHENVTLYNDCVHWCLPGAIDTWNDFLLETLKIEGRKSFEGSIHTSDRKMRIR, from the exons ATGAAGTTTCACGCCATTGAGCTTCCCTTGGGGAAGACAGCAAACTCTATAAGAAATTCTCCAAAGATCACTATCTTAGTAACCATAACCCTGGTTCTCCTAACCCTAATTCCTCTGTATTACCTATTACCAGGCTATGCTTCATTTCCTTGGAACagtagttcttcttcttcttcacagaaGTTATCATCAGCAATACCTCCTTCTTCGGGTGATCATGGCGGCGTAACATCAGGGAGAGAATGTGATATTTTTAGTGGGGAATGGATTCCAAATCCTGAGGCTCCTTATTACACGAATTTGAGTTGTCGTTGGTCGATCCATGAGCACCAGAATTGCATGAAATATGGAAGACCAGATTTGGGTTTCATGAAGTGGAGGTGGAAACCGGATGAGTGTGAGTTGCCCATCTTCAACCCGGCTCAGTTCTTGGAGATTGTCAGAGGGAAGTCCATGGCCTTTGTTGGAGATTCTGTGGCCAGAAACCAAGTTCAGTCCTTGATCTGCCTCTTATCTCGG GTGATGTATCCAGTGGATATATCATATACCCGGGACGAAGATTTCAAACGCTGGAACTACACAACCTACAATTTCACCCTAGCCACATTTTGGACTCCATATCTTGTTAGGATTAATGAAGCTGACCCCAACAAGATTGGCCTCTTCAATCTTTACCTTGACGAATTCAATGAGGAATGGACAACCCATATTGAACAATTTGATTATGTAATCATATCCGCCGGCCACTGGTTTTATCGTCCGATGATGTTTTACGAGAAGGGCACGCTCGTAGGCTGCCATTACTGCCTCAAAGAGAACCTCACAGACCTCAACATGCTCTATGGTTACAGAAAAGCCTTCAGTACAGCCTTCAAAGCTATCAACAGTTTGCCTAACTATAAGGGCTTAACAATTTTAAGAACATTTGCTCCTTCACATTTTGAAAATGGTGTGTGGAATCAGGGAGGGAATTGCTTGAGAACAAAACCTTTTATGAGCAATGAAACCCATTTAGAGGGTAAGGATTTGGAGCTCTATAGGATTCAGTTGGAGGAGTTTAGTATTGCAgagagggaagggaagaagagtaGAGGATTGAGATATGGGTTGCTTGACACCACTAAAGCCTCTTTGTTAAGACCAGATGGGCACCCTAGCCATTATGGGCATTGGCCCCATGAGAATGTGACCTTGTACAATGACTGTGTGCACTGGTGCTTGCCTGGGGCCATTGACACTTGGAATGATTTCCTGCTAGAGACGTTGAAGATCGAGGGGAGGAAATCCTTTGAAGGGTCGATTCACACAAGTGATAGGAAGATGAGAATACGATAG